One window of the Methanobacteriales archaeon HGW-Methanobacteriales-1 genome contains the following:
- a CDS encoding DNA-binding protein, which yields MRSIWSGYLSFGTILIPIRTYAASQNLHVGFHQVHKTDCGRVRYKKVCEKDGSELKAEDIAKAYFIAGECIKFTDEELESLKPFRNKMMEVQGFCHIEEIPLVSLSKPYYIGTESSKKGGVGKSFLLLKKAMEKSGKVAIVKWVSRTNEYIGMLESHDKGFLLKQMLYHEQIRPSDEIEIIETEVTPDLVDKGVKVVEKMTFDFNWADYMEEYTAEVKKLIERKALGEELEVEEIKAPETRSIESELEKMLDSV from the coding sequence TTGAGATCTATTTGGTCAGGATATCTATCTTTTGGTACTATTCTTATTCCTATTAGAACGTATGCTGCGAGTCAAAATTTGCATGTGGGCTTTCATCAAGTCCATAAAACGGATTGTGGTAGAGTAAGATACAAAAAAGTTTGTGAAAAGGATGGTTCGGAACTTAAAGCCGAAGATATTGCAAAAGCATATTTTATAGCAGGAGAATGTATTAAATTCACTGATGAAGAATTAGAATCCCTTAAACCTTTTAGAAATAAAATGATGGAAGTCCAGGGATTTTGTCACATAGAAGAAATACCACTGGTTTCTCTATCTAAACCATACTATATTGGAACTGAATCTTCTAAAAAAGGCGGGGTGGGAAAGAGTTTTCTCCTCTTAAAAAAGGCCATGGAAAAAAGTGGTAAAGTAGCCATAGTCAAATGGGTTTCCCGAACCAATGAATACATTGGAATGCTAGAATCACATGATAAAGGCTTCCTTCTAAAACAAATGCTCTATCACGAACAAATAAGGCCTTCTGATGAAATAGAAATCATAGAAACAGAAGTTACCCCAGATTTAGTGGATAAAGGAGTTAAAGTTGTTGAAAAGATGACCTTTGACTTTAATTGGGCTGATTACATGGAGGAATACACTGCTGAGGTGAAAAAATTAATAGAGAGAAAAGCACTGGGTGAAGAATTGGAAGTTGAAGAAATAAAGGCCCCGGAAACACGATCTATTGAATCCGAATTGGAAAAGATGCTGGATAGTGTTTAA
- a CDS encoding DNA ligase encodes MIEPMLAQLKSNHINLDESWIVEPKYDGERLIAQRDGNSITLWTRRDIQVSYKFPEIVSALKKNIKGKNWILDGELTVAGGFRQLLKRNVEDKFKISILARKIPATYNIFDIINWDGEFVMERPLIERKSLLLKAVNFDEFIDLVGFQELNDVNKHLNDNLKAGFEGIVLKKTYSPYEPGKRSGNWIKLKKQDTIDVYVVGATKSTGSIAFGALILKKDGKFFGKVGTGFSDQDRKYILNILRKNEAPLDIDLPESVLSELLISNRPLLAEIRVQEIINNSPRAPVWVRFRWDD; translated from the coding sequence ATGATAGAACCCATGCTAGCTCAGTTAAAAAGTAACCACATTAATTTGGATGAATCCTGGATAGTAGAACCTAAATATGATGGCGAACGATTGATTGCACAACGTGACGGCAATTCCATAACCTTATGGACACGTAGAGACATCCAGGTTTCATATAAATTTCCAGAAATAGTTTCCGCTTTAAAAAAGAATATAAAAGGAAAAAACTGGATACTGGATGGTGAACTAACCGTAGCCGGAGGATTTAGACAGCTTCTAAAACGTAATGTGGAAGATAAATTCAAAATAAGTATTTTAGCACGTAAAATACCAGCTACCTACAATATATTTGATATTATAAATTGGGATGGTGAATTCGTGATGGAAAGGCCCTTAATAGAACGTAAATCGCTTCTTTTAAAGGCAGTTAATTTTGATGAATTCATTGACCTGGTAGGTTTTCAAGAATTAAATGATGTAAATAAACATCTAAATGATAATCTAAAGGCCGGTTTTGAAGGAATCGTCCTGAAAAAAACTTATTCACCATACGAACCCGGTAAAAGATCAGGAAACTGGATTAAACTAAAAAAACAGGACACTATTGATGTTTATGTGGTAGGAGCTACTAAAAGTACGGGTAGTATTGCTTTTGGAGCTTTGATTCTCAAAAAAGATGGAAAATTTTTTGGAAAAGTTGGAACCGGATTCAGTGATCAGGATCGCAAGTACATATTGAATATTTTAAGAAAAAATGAGGCACCATTAGATATTGATCTTCCAGAGAGCGTCCTATCAGAACTATTAATTAGTAATAGGCCACTTTTAGCAGAAATAAGAGTCCAAGAAATTATTAATAATTCACCCCGGGCCCCAGTTTGGGTTAGATTCCGATGGGACGATTAA
- a CDS encoding deoxyribonuclease has product MFGDNYNNDRDNSAPIKEGGEYDVKIEDTGRDGDGIARIEGFVVFVSGAKVGDEVKIRVNSTRRNFAFAEIIE; this is encoded by the coding sequence TTGTTTGGAGATAATTACAACAACGATAGAGATAATTCTGCCCCTATTAAAGAAGGCGGAGAATATGATGTTAAGATTGAAGATACCGGCAGAGACGGAGACGGAATTGCACGTATCGAAGGTTTTGTGGTCTTTGTTTCAGGCGCCAAAGTAGGCGATGAAGTTAAAATTAGAGTTAACTCTACCCGTAGAAATTTTGCATTTGCTGAAATAATTGAATAA
- a CDS encoding transporter — MEVILQQLANLSVLIYIVTTMLSMGLNFLPKQFLEPLKDKSLILKSLAANFLILPFITYLILQLIPLPEGLAIGLILMAAGAGSPFMLKIVQLIKADMAFATGLMIILSLVTLVYLPLMLSFLLPGVSVNPLAIASSLIALIFLPLIIGTTIKSKYNKIATKIQPIFNQLSSIFIVLVVILYLGLNYQDFLTVFGTGALIAAIIFILTAFITGYLLGGPSSSTRSVLGMGTAIRNSSAAFVVALANFSYQYEVMAMIIVVYMFSIILMILISRILRKKVNIVKSQHEYNN, encoded by the coding sequence ATGGAAGTCATCTTACAACAACTGGCCAATTTAAGTGTTTTAATCTACATCGTCACCACCATGTTATCCATGGGGCTTAATTTTCTTCCTAAACAATTTTTAGAACCATTAAAAGATAAGAGCCTCATTTTAAAGTCTTTAGCTGCAAATTTTTTAATACTTCCATTTATAACTTACCTTATACTGCAGCTCATACCCCTGCCTGAAGGCCTGGCCATTGGTTTGATTTTAATGGCTGCTGGAGCCGGATCACCATTCATGCTGAAAATCGTTCAGTTAATAAAGGCAGATATGGCCTTTGCGACGGGACTAATGATCATATTGTCCCTGGTGACTTTGGTCTACTTGCCCCTGATGCTTTCCTTTTTATTGCCTGGTGTTTCTGTTAATCCCTTAGCTATAGCTAGCTCCCTGATAGCCCTGATATTTTTACCATTAATCATCGGAACCACCATAAAATCAAAATACAATAAAATAGCTACTAAAATTCAGCCTATTTTTAACCAGTTATCCAGCATATTTATAGTTCTGGTGGTAATTCTTTATCTGGGCCTTAACTACCAGGACTTTTTAACCGTATTTGGTACCGGGGCCTTAATAGCAGCTATAATTTTTATATTAACTGCTTTTATAACGGGATATTTATTGGGTGGCCCTTCCTCCAGCACTAGATCTGTGCTGGGTATGGGGACTGCTATAAGAAATTCGTCAGCTGCCTTTGTGGTGGCTTTGGCTAATTTCAGTTATCAGTATGAGGTGATGGCCATGATCATTGTGGTTTACATGTTCAGTATCATCCTGATGATACTCATCTCCAGAATACTAAGAAAAAAAGTGAATATCGTAAAATCCCAACATGAATATAATAATTGA